AGGATATCGTGTTACGATGCATTTCCAACGGCTTAATAGCGTTAAAATACCGCTCAATCCCCAGCCTTTCATTGGACTAAGTCAGTGCCAAGTTAGTCCTTGCGAGTTTCTCTCTATGAATATTGTATTGCATTCTATTGTGGCAAAACAGGAACTCACAGACCAACCTTCTGCGTAAAATAAACTAtgacccttattcataaacgtagtctaaaattatcaagccgataaagttcgcttGTCCTTttttatcacaccaatacgtcggaaagggacaaacgaactttatcggcttgataactttagagcacGTTAATGAATAAGGTATTTAGTGTTtattagaaaataattaaaagttTTCCAGAAAAAGTGTATAAATTACTCAGGATTGTTTGTATTTTACGCCTCGTACTTGAAAAATATGTCTCAATTTGTGcattaaatagtacattacgatacaaataaGGAAAAGAAGAAACtagaaacgagtggcaataaattaaaacacaactgATTGGAATGTTTTAAACTGAGACGAGTTACGAATAACCACTCCGTATGTGTATCGTACAGCGATTTACAGTatatattatgaattatgacCCTTTAAAGTTTCGACATAAGCAAGTAAAGCATTACTTTGTGCACTAGTGTGAAAACAGCTCTAAATGTACTATAAATCCAGtttttcatattatattttagttGCTATTGACATCTGTGTTCACCTAcaatttatgaaaatatttatattttaactatttAGATAGAAAAATCATCGCAACCAacctttatatttataaaactgTATTTAAAGAGAGTGCTCTCTTATATTTcgttaaaaatacaaaactcaatcaaaaatcGAATACTATTTCAATATTTTCCACAGAGCACTGTTGGTTTGTGTAAACCCGTTCACAGGCTAGGCTAGTAAATAGAATAATAAAGTAGTCCtttgttaaaaatattaatctagTTGCCGGCCGGTTGCCGCGCCGGGGTTATTCATGAATCATGAGCTCGCGCTGTGACGCTATAAGTTTAGCCAGAAATTGCTTCGAGCAAAATTGTGTGACTATATGTGTACTGTATTTTCTCTTTCGTAGAATTTGTTAAGCTACTTTTATGTGTGACTGTTATTTTAACTCTTCTCGCGGCGATTTTATTACCGAAAACCGGcgaagagcgtgtcgggccacgctcagtgtagggttccgtagttttccgtatttttctcaaaaactactaaacctatcaagttcaaaacaattttcctagaaagttcttataaagttctgcttttgtgatttttttcatattttttaaacatatggttcaaaagttagaggggggacgcacttttttttcctttaggagcgattatttccggaaatattaatattatcaaaaaacgatcttagtaaacccttattcatttttaaatacctatccaacaatatatcacacgtttgggttggaatgaaaaaaaatatcagcccccactttacatgtaggggggggtaccctaataaaacatttttttccattttttattttagcactttgctggcgtgattgatatacatattggtaccaaaattcaactttctagtgctaacggttacagagattatccgcggacggacggacggacagacagacatggcgaaactataagggttcctagttgactacggaaccctaaaaactgcaAATGGCGTCTGTTTTAGCCGCTAGCGCTGGTCGTTTTTTTGCCTGCCCATATTTTAAACTGGCTTTGTGTTTAAAACATGGGCAGCGCGATATCAACTGTATTGTCAAATTGTTCtttcaaaaacataaataagcattgaatatcaaaatataaaaaaaattacaaatgtagATACTTAGGAATCTTATCTTGTTATCTTCTTTCTGTTTATCAAGTTATTTGACATGTTTGTTTAACAATTCTTTTTCTTTCCAGCAATTCGTGTGGAGCGATTTCTCCGAGGAGTACATACCGACGGACAGAAAACACACATTCTATCCTTCGGTGATCATAAATGAGCACCTCTACGAAGTTAAAATCACTGACGTGCCAGTCATCCCTTACTTCCCCATCAACTCGTACTACGAGTGGGCACACTACCGTTTCTACGGACTAAGGAACGCCACTGCGTATATCCTGGTATTCGATTTGTCAAACGTCGAGACATTCCAGTACATCCGCACGCTCAGAGACCAAATGGTCGAGAGCAGAGACATGAGGAATGTTCCCGTCCTCGTCGTTGGAAACAAGCAAGACTTGCTTTGCAGTAACACGCCGTCAGCCGCAAGCGGTCTACAACAGCTAGCCATAGCTGAAAGCGCTTGCGGAGATTCAAGAGAAAAACGAAGGAATATCGTCAATCTTGTTCGCAAGCATTGGAAGTGTGGTTACGTGGAGTGTTCCGCTAAATATAACTGGAGGGTTATAGCTGTGTTTAAAGAGTTGATGGAGATGATTGATGCTCTAGAGTGGAGTGGTGGGGGGAGGAGTTCTGAACCCCCTCCAGACTCCTCGGCGGGGGGCGCGTCCGAAAACAGATGCACCGTCACTTAGCACCATTGCAAGACTTATAAGGAACGTTTGAAGATTGAATGGAAAAAGTTTTGTTGAGATTGGACAATGTTTGAAACGCACACTAGATTAGTGTTCTCGATGTTAAAATACAGTTCTtaactactttgaaaaaatcacatatctcacactgctcctcaaagacaaaacgtagtaagtctatatgcattgcatacatacttaatacatttttctcttcatttacagaagaagatacaagtttttttcaaagtagtgccgAGTAGTTGTTATATTCCATGTAAGAAATATCAGTTTTTCGAAAACACGATTCAGCTTAACATTAATTCTCTTGTTTGAGGTTCGGACACGCGTCATGTTTTTCTCTGAATCGAGTCTGAATATTTGCTTttcgtgtatttttatttaccaAAGCTATCGTTCCATTTTCATTTACATCCGTTCCGAATTTATcataacaacataaattaaatataagaagatcatacgattccatacattaaaatgcgaccccctaagaacgcgcatacactacaccacaaaaaatgccttgttgccatcgattatttgtagattgacgttaagtgttactttcgatccataaatctatgtcaaaagtacTGACTGGTCTGTAGtgacttaacgccatctacaaatacaatcgaaagctacaagactttttttgtggcgccatctatgggatagtatgatcttcttatatttaatctatgataacaattaaatacatattccaccatacttagggccagttgcatcaaccacattcaCATcatcacagacagacacatcatcgtcacgtagcagacgtctatggaacttcccatacaataaaatttaacgaacgctttaactgtgacagacggtttgatgcaaccggcccttactcaaagaaaaaaaatgaaactcTTAAgattaaaattgtaataacgGTATAAATTCCGCAAATGATCTGCAAGAACTTATATTTAGTCTATCTTCAAGACTTCATTTTGAAGAATCGGATGTGTTTAGTTACTTTTAATGAAGTTCTGCTTTAACGAAACAAATTGTACTTTTTAAAATTATTGACTaatgaaatttcaatattaATTTAGAACTTTCTTTCCAGGGTACTTTTTGTACTTTTGTACCTACTCTAAACTATCAAGTATAAAGTACCTATAGATAAGAATGTTATCTacgtaaagtaaaaataattaagtattaaCTATTCATACATCGGAACCTTACCATAACAGAATAATATACCTTTTAAAAACATAGAAATGTATTAACCTAgtccaatattgttttaaatagtcaTCAACATTCAACTGAAGTCAAATGCGTCgaaataagtaaatatactGACCACAAATGAAGTCCTGACTGTAGAAcgaatttatttatacttatagcACTTTGGTAACCGCATAAAATTCATGGGTAAAGTACTACGCGCCAagaggcccatttctcgaagctacaagttacaatttacaagtggttgtcaatgtctaatatgacaagttggaaagagacttccgcttgtaacttgtaactttcagttttgagaaatggcccCAAGGTAGTGGAAATTCTGTGCGGAGCTGTGTAAGCTAATCTTCACTATATGTCACGCACTGGTGCATTCCttctaaaattattttattctcTTTTAGAGTATCATTcttcagatttagttttttccCATTTTAATGCCTACATCGGAGATTTGAGTTTTAGAGTAAAAAATTTTCTTCATTCTTCAgatttaaaatagaaaaatagaTAAAATGAAGAGATTTAAGGATTCAGAttcaaaagcgatagagatcatcattcatcatcagagcgtcatcatttagatggctggcagtcctcaactgtgcgtttctccagaaacttcctgccccgcacagctaaactgtggaatgaattgtcgcctgcggtatttccggaccgataagaccttcaaatcttcaagaaaagagcgtacacccatcttaaaggccggcaacgcacctccaacacctctggtgtttcgggtgtccatgggcggcggtgatcgcttaccatcaggcgacctgtctgctcgtttgcctcctatcccataaaaaaaaaagagatagatagctacgaaagagatattatcgtgagtgtttgtgcatgctacgcacactggaaatacaataataatctgtgttgaaaaaatcagtgctctatctttaaaaatcagggaggaaatagtcgagagcgtttgtatggagaattgacccctcctgtatcgtcttaaaaatttGCTCATTTCTTTCGCTTACTCCGTGTTGTGCTTCTTCTTCGTGCTTCCTCTAAAAGTTATACTATTTAGAGCTATTTACTATTAAATACTTTTTGCAATCTTCATgtgataatttgataaaggTTATCTTTTGTAAAATATGTTTTAGGTACCTTATATTTGTTGACATTTTAGCTTAAGCTAAATACTTTTCAATATGTGGAAAGTTGTATTACCAAATTCAAATCGATGGCAAAATTCAAAAGATTTTAATCAAATCGAATCTCACTTTTCTGTAAGTATTTTATACCtaattaaattgttttaaataattacagttaaataaatTCTATATAACAATGATATCGCTAAATAAATTCCATATGACAATGATacatccatatatttttatgtcTTCCACCTTGTATGTATTTCTGAATTGCTTCAAGTAAACTTTTAAGAAAATCCATGACAtggcacactgagagaaaatacaaccagttttcatgttcgttcaacaagttttttggtttaaatagcgcctacgtgctctttgttTCAAACagcaagctacttgtcatttgaatcggcaatatatttgaatcaacaagtataaaaacaacctgacacatattgttttaaacatacgtttggctgattcaaacggataaaccgcaacaagtcgaacttgttaaattcacaatgcaaatttctctcagtgcatgaCATTTACTTTtacgtacagatgtagtgcgcaAAAATTgctttcgtattgttacggaaacgtacgaacgtgtcatgctatttcagtcagtcgcagtacaagatgtacaaacgttgactgaactagcatgacaaatacgaacgtttcctgaaaagtacgaaggaaacccttttcgcactgcaTCTGTACCTAAAGTTATATGATATCTAAACTGATATTCATGCGAATATTTTTtcagttagttattttttttttctacttcacTACAGTCCGCAAGATAATCTATTAAAAATGAAATCAGTAGCTTAGCTGTTGTAAACTTGTTAGATTGATAAGTATAAAGCAATGTTTGTTTATTACAGTTTAAACTTTAATTgtaagatttatttttaaaaaaaaacctacagaGATCTGGTAAATGTTTATGCACTGTAAACTTCACAATTGAATTAGGCACTTAGGttaaaaaatcattatttgAGATATTGAGGATTTAAATCTGCTTAAAATTAAATCACATGTTTTATACTCACCTATATGTTGTTGAGAAAATGTTGTACAAACAAAAAATTGTAATATCTCTTGTACAGTTTTAAGACCAAAATGTGTTTATTTTGCTATTTTTTAGGCAATTACTGTTTTTTCGTAATTCTTACGTGTTGCAgtaatatgaaatattttatgttttctCGTGTTTATAGAGTTGGGAAGAATgttataaaattttgaagtgAATTTTgcgatattaaaaatatattcagTGAATGGGGAAAAAATGTGTATTGATGTGTTCAGAAATAAATCATATCTTATTATTTCTCATAGCAAAGCGTTCTACCCGATTCTGTCTGTTAGGATATTTATACAAAAGTTAAGCGGTGCAATAAAAGCGTTGTGAATACCTGGTTGCTTTATTTAAAATCCTCCCTCCCTCCTCTCCTCTCTATctgcaataggctagtttcctatactcaaaataaaatgttttatgcactgcacgaaataaaacaccacatgaaagaagaaaaacatggacagtagttatgtttaaacataatttctatttaataagtcaaagagaaatatattaagaaaataaattgaccgtgacgtcactcctcagtatttcatagtaattccatattagcaaatcgttttgacagttcttaaaaagaagctgatttgactagtaggaaactagcctattgctgCAACTTATAACGTACCCCTTATATAGCGCAGTTTTCTTAGTACGCAATTGAATCAAACGTGCATCTTAAAGTAAACAAACAGATCAAGTGACATGATTTACTATTAAACCAACTATGAAACTAACTATTAAACCCCGCTCCTTGTCGTTTCTGATGCAAAAGTACCCATAATACTTTATGGCGTTACCCCTTTGGATGGTTATGGATAACTTTTGCACCAAAAACGATTTACAGCGGGTCTTCTCCTTTTTGCCGTAATCTACGGCCTATGTCGCGCACAAACTCTTTTGCATCTGCACCCCAACAGCCCGCTGTTtccactgaaaaaaaaaaaaacatattttttaagtaataaatctAACGCCTTATGTGTTAATTGCGCACCCTCTCTAGTAACACCTCCCGTAGAATTACTTAGTTAACTACAATATCTTTATATCTAGGCCCTACTATTCATCGCACTGATAGCATCTTCAATCTCGTATTAGTATCTTCAGAATGCTAATTTTTTTCTGAAATGAGAAATAAAAACACACGAGCCAAGAGTTCCGGCGAACAACGCAATATCCGGGACAACCTTCGCCGGAAACTAGCTGGGGAACTCGGGTTCCAGCCTCTCTGAATAAGGGATGGGATAGGCTCTTAAGGGGGTCGTGCAGTTAATTAATATGAAGTTTTTGGATTGCATTTTTATTAAGATGGTTGGTGtgtgttttgttttaaaaatccCTGAAAAATCATGTTTATCTAGTTTTAGTTCATCATTTCTTAAGACAAGTACTTACATAAAATATCCCATTTAAAACCGTACAAGCTACAccataggctagtttcctatacttaaaatattttatgcagtgcacgaaatcaATCACctcataattagaagaaaaatattggACAatggttatgtttaaacataatttctgtttaataagtcAAGAGAAAgctataaagtaaatgaatattCACTTGCCTCAGATACAGTcgtgcattttattttattttattttagtttcaaAGTTTATGTACCCTTTAAAGTTTAAATTGTAAAAGCTTATATCTATTAACTAATACCAAAGaggagagttactgtcaaaggaaaatgtgtaatcacagtgcatagactgccatctctcgacacaggcttaaaacttttaaacctcagttttgacaatttggcccatattcttagcttgatatatgttaaaatgtcaattattaatattcgcgccatctagccgagcgtcccccaaaggtgtaacgtcaTCTCGGCCACCGTaccctttttctatatggttctgaggtacgtttttttcttagactgtagctgtctatacggagttacatatgtctttgctaatacGCACATTTAAACTTATTGTTCCTACCAAAACGCAGCAATAAATAAGCTGTCACTGCACCACGAGGGACCCATTTGGCGCAGACCTCCCCATTCATTGCTAATTGTCCTTTTTGCACGCTATCAACTGACACTAGGGACTTTACCTGGTGCTATGTAATTTATTTGTCTCCTAGCGATGTTTTTGTAAACTTAAAAATGGAGGCTATGTTTTGAAGAATAAGTACTTCAcatgagaaaaaaatattaaccttTTGAACGCTTTGCCTCTCAAAAAGTGCCTACACGCCAATACCTCTACcagtaaataacaaaaatgaacCGTATAATATACGAGTATGTCAGCAAGACAATTAATTGCTCTGACAGCGTCCGCCATAGCAACTTTAGGCGTTGCTGGAGTCGTGGGCAAGACAGCATACGACGCCTTTAAGCATTCTTGGAGGTCAACACCTACTTGTGATAATATATTTCGCAAACACTGCCTTAATAGATAGATTTTGATTCTATGACAATTATTCAATATAGTTTCTTTAGTGCTCTAAATATCGGAATGTTTATAAACAATAGAATAGCTCTCAGAATAATATAGAATAATTTTGACTGAAATATTATTTCGTCTACTACTACAGGTTAAaggtatttataataaaaaaatatactgaaCAAAACCTTAAACTGAATGACTTTACTGCCGTTTAAAAAAGTTATCTACCTAAATTTAACGTTACAAAATGAACACgacatttttttgctttttttttaagctAACTTTTCGATTATTCCTTGTTTTCATTGTTTAAAACGAAAAATACTGTCCATCTCCCCTGAACCTCACTTAAGAGAAatacgtataaaaaagttatagCTCCGTTTATACGGGTCCCGCGCTAAGTCGTAGACAAGTTTATGAGCACCGGATAGTTATGATGTTACATATACTCGTACCAACATATATGGCACGAGAAAATTACTACGAAGCACCTCCATAACCCGAAATTATCCGACGGGAACGTGTACGGCAGATACCGTGTCTTTGTAAGTTCTTAGGTGAAGTCTATTAACAAAATACAGGGTGTTTGGCACATGTACCGACAATTTTTTTTGGGAGGTTTGTGTAATAGATATTCTTCCTTCTCGTCCTTGAAACTTTGGTCCTGTGAGCGGCGGTTCTGGAAATacgattttttaatatttttaccttattcatacaaaaattctaaattaaaattcagtttatttgtaataaaaaaggcCCAATTGTTCGTTTTATACTGTATGGACGGAAATGACACCACAAACccgaccaaaaaaaaaatgtcggtTCATATGTCAAACAGTCTGTAATATATTGTTTGCTTCGATGTACAAATATTAATGAATACTGGTAATTACTCtcaataaatagataaataggtAAACAAATATTgctgcaggcgtccataggttgcggtgaccgctttccatcaggcgggtcgTGTAAGTGtctgccaccgacgtggtattaaaaaaatgggGGACGTTTTACGCAGATCGAACTAGCACCTTACCTTCTCTTATTCAAACCTATGACCATctaacgaaaaacaaaaaaaaacgatgtagCTAAGCTAATTGACTGTTTttaacacagatgtcatatgtaccatagatcaagcaaacgtatctacttagcgtgtcaaatgaactcaagagcctgagacatatttaaaattacaggcaagaaacaacttcagtacaaaatttgacacgctcggcccctatacaaatagatgaacttgtttcttctatataaataaagttctgtggtttttaacccccgacgcaaaaacgaaggggtgttatcgTGACGgtctgacgtgtctgtctgtgtgtatgtctgtttgtgtgtgtgtctgtctgtggcatcgtagcgctcgaacggatgaaccgattttgatttagttttttttatctgaaagctgagttagtcgggagccatgtttcatgaaagtcggtccactaggtcgcggtcgggggttttttcaaaattttaattttgtggttaggttatatgtgTCTTCGTcacaaattatttgtatttatctttgttatttaagtaaatccatttatttttagggttccgtacctcaaaaggaaaaaacggaacccttataggatcactttgttgtccgtctgtccgtccgtccgtccgtctgtcaagaccctttttctcaggaacgcgtggaggtatgaagctgaaatttatatcaattgctcaggtctactgtcccttgaagctgtgaaaaaatcaaacttctaagccaacgcaatcaaaagatacagccgtttatgccgcaaattttcgacacttgcaagggaatcaaacaaaacctacagggtgcttcccgtgaactcagaatcttgaaatttggtacgaagcaacgtcttatagcatagataaaggaaaaattacgaaaaccataaatttttagttacatcacataatatatttttttttaataattttaatgtttgtacggaaccctcggtgcgcgagtccgactcgcacttggccggtttttttatttaattccacTCACTAAGGTTAGTGGACTTGTTGGCATAaaagcgtgtcaaattttgtttttcttagaagAGTAACATATAATTATTGCAAGCCGTTGTACAGTCTGCTGCAGAGAAAAGAAGAccccctgccatacaaatttgtagGTACGCAAGGGGTTTATTTTCCTCTGCAGCCTTTATTTTCCTACTGTACCATGATTGAGCCCTtataccacagaacttaatttagatagaagaaacaaattc
Above is a window of Leguminivora glycinivorella isolate SPB_JAAS2020 chromosome 19, LegGlyc_1.1, whole genome shotgun sequence DNA encoding:
- the LOC125236406 gene encoding ras-like protein family member 10B isoform X1, which codes for MNRFDSTAKRDKDDENARGNCTKQTKILELDLDYLERGGGGTMTVGAPSVEPSPDSLDLIKVVLLGAPAVGKTSIIQQFVWSDFSEEYIPTDRKHTFYPSVIINEHLYEVKITDVPVIPYFPINSYYEWAHYRFYGLRNATAYILVFDLSNVETFQYIRTLRDQMVESRDMRNVPVLVVGNKQDLLCSNTPSAASGLQQLAIAESACGDSREKRRNIVNLVRKHWKCGYVECSAKYNWRVIAVFKELMEMIDALEWSGGGRSSEPPPDSSAGGASENRCTVT
- the LOC125236406 gene encoding ras-like protein family member 10B isoform X2, with the protein product MRYKRRTSQSTRNTRHCDKKYTIQLDLDYLERGGGGTMTVGAPSVEPSPDSLDLIKVVLLGAPAVGKTSIIQQFVWSDFSEEYIPTDRKHTFYPSVIINEHLYEVKITDVPVIPYFPINSYYEWAHYRFYGLRNATAYILVFDLSNVETFQYIRTLRDQMVESRDMRNVPVLVVGNKQDLLCSNTPSAASGLQQLAIAESACGDSREKRRNIVNLVRKHWKCGYVECSAKYNWRVIAVFKELMEMIDALEWSGGGRSSEPPPDSSAGGASENRCTVT